The window GGCCTGCAGCGCCGCCAACCAAAACTAGTATATACCGCACAAGTGAATAGCGCCTTATGCGCTTTTTGATTGTTTAGATGTGACACCGGCAACGGACAACTGAAATGCAAACTGCCACGTGGGTTTGGTCGGAACGTCTTCTATTAGCCGTTGGTGCGTccaatagaccgaatgcataattGTCGACCAagaatgtattcttttgtttatgtgctaattagactaacctcgctctcaagcaacattccTTTTGAATTTTGCCCATGCAAACCAGGCTAGTGAGTCTTATTTGCATATAAACAAATGAATATatttttggtcgccatttatgcattcggtctatggaCCAAGCTGAAAGTAAAGGCGGGTAAAGGCATCACGCAACGTTTGGTGATATCCGTGCACTTAAAGGGTCGTGGTGGTGGAGGCAATAAACCATTTCCGCAACACTAGCATAACATTTGGCAAGTGCATAATATactatacacctttttccaaaatggccgccatttagatattcttttgtttttattcaaattagcccttgatgcctcgttcttaagcttaaaattcaaaagaatattttgccttgaacgaggcatcaaggtctaatttgaataaaagcaaaagaatatctagatggcggccattttggaaattgGTGTATTAGCGGCAAATGATACACCTTCGGCAATGTGTCGGGAATAGGCTTGAGACAGCTCAGTCAAAACAAGCTTGAGTTGAACGGTCGATATTGCGGCTTTGTCCATGTTAAGGTGGATGCTAAGAGTTGTTAGTAACCCATCGGCAGAGATCGCATGTATTACCCTCCACGAGAACACGATTTGCCATTATTCAATCATCCatattcatttaccttcatctatatCCATTTACATGAGGTCTTTCCCAACCATTTCAGTCAGGCTAACACTTCTGGGGGAGAGGAGCGAGTCGCGTTTGACGACTAGTTTGCCGTCTTtggtaaaattgaaaacatcAAGATATCTTTTGATATGTGCAAAGTTGGTGAGCTTTTTGGATGAGCGTCACTTGTTAATTAAGTGATTACGGCCAGGCTACATGGCTGGTGAAGGAAAGGCGCTCATCGCTGCTtattattagggaacttaagcaaggacaacggcgACGACAGCGACACAAAGTTGCATattaaggactgtgcctactattgttattggaTTGgttactcggatttcctatcggtgatgcttactaatacagggatatttttgcgtggtttaaaactatccggagaaagtagatcttagtaagtactcttggtatccaaaaagaaaatcttgggtaaccatgcatttttgagagataattaagcttcaatttgagaaataacgccacacattgctttgtattttaaaggtttttacaaatattattcatgaattatctttgaaaaatgagtggttacccccaattttctttttggataacacttgttaagatctacattaaatgcataatcacacaccggtgcaaagatatttttaattagtaggtaccgtccttaagtgaGCAAACACAATAGCTTTGCTCTCCTTTTTCATAAgcttcaaaacatttttaatcTGGATAACAACCGTACTTGGCGCATAATCTGCCCTCATGATATGACACCGCCCTAATCCCCCATTCTTGTCGAGCTCCAATTATTTGGTTTTCTGATCCACTGAGTTAATTGTCTAGACTTGTACACGAAGTCTGTATCGCTGAAGTGtatattttcagtttttgtggGCAGACGTATTCAACAATGACTCTATGAacgtgcgttggatatgagttggTAAATGGCATACGGGAGGTGTAGCGCCGAATAAACTATAAAGACAATTTATGAAGGTTTATAAATTAAACTTgatgtgacaaccatgacctctgcgaggGATATTCATTTGAACCACGACTATTTTCTGTTGTCTGTTAAAGAGCAACGTTGTCTGCGCTTATTAGAcccactagcctcgttagcacggacaaagtacaaaagaaatgttgctttagAACAAGATAGTCtgattagcacataaacaaaagaataatttattggtcgccatttatgcattcggtctatacaCCTTATTATCCAATTACATTCTTGGCGCCTCGTGCTTATGGACTAGCTCGTCTAGTCTGACATTTGCTACTGCGTCATACAAGTTCTGTCTTTATTGCGAAAACACTTTAGCTCAGAAGCATCTACACTGAAATTCCCTCCCTTCCCTCCCTCTTTTCgtacctggggcccgtttctcgaaagtcccgaaacgaaaagccatttgagaaactgccaaccacttgttttggaaagccgatcttttaacatattttcaaggtaacaaaaataacaataactgtgaagtttgacgaattaaatcatctccgttcttgagatacaaagggaattgtgacacccgaaaatggcccgtaaagtttcgagactttcgagaaacgggcccctggtgcCTCAATAGCATTTCCCAGGTCATGTCATGGGGAATCAGTTAGTTGTAAACTATCTGTGGATTTGTTACGCATGCAGTGTTTGTATGtcaatgacatttttttctgataCGAAGGGTTAAGTCCCACTTTGCGCTTTGTAAAATAATGATCTAGTCAATCATGTAAAGTAAAATATGGGTGGCCGATGAAATGTTCCCAACCGGGTCACCCCTTGCTCCAAAGACTCAGTGTACTAGGGTTCTGTGCCTTCTGATCGTGCACAGTTATCATAGAAACCCTGGTGACTTCTTTGGTTCTCTTGGTGTAGATTTCGAGAGCGCTGGAGCCATGCCGGGAGATCAAGGATCTGTCTAAAAGAACAGGAAATGTATAAACAAAACTAAAGCTAGAGCCATATGAGCGATAACAAGacttaaaatgagaaaaagttgtgaaagaaaggaaacgcAGTTCCTCTCACTGAAGTACCATTAAAAAGACTTGGAGAAAAGTGAACTTGCCAGTGAGTTGTTCCAAGGTTTCTGGTTCAGTTGATCGACAAATTGTTCAGTTCCTGCAAATGTCTTTCTCCAGTCTTCGCTCTTGGCTGATCGTGTACATTCGCTTGCACTTCCACGTCTACTCGTCCCACACGATGAATTCCGAACAACCTTAAGTAGGCTCTCCGATAAGAAGGATTCATGACGCCATAAATGATAGGGTTTATCGCTGAACTGGAAGAGCCAAATACACCATACATGTAATAGGTTTCGCGGGTCAATTCCCATCCCGACCCGAGAAAGATATCCACAATATCCAGGACTAAAACTGGAGTCCAGCAGAAGATAAAGCCAACCACGGTTACAAACAagatttttgttaccttaataTCCTCTATCGAGAGAGAGACCTTCCTTGCATTTCCGTTCCGGAGATTCTTTGCCACAGTTCTCTCATGGATTTTAAGCGCTTTGAAAACTCTTAGGTAGCAAACGATCAAAATTACCATGGATATTCCGAGGAAGATGTAGGCTGgaagagtaagcaatgaaaaCTTGGACTCAAAGGAACAAAAGAATTTCCCGGGTTGAAACACGTAATCCTTACCAGCGGCGGTGTATGTCAAAGGAGTTGATAAGGCCGCAATCCAGCCTCCAAGGACTATAAGTTTGGCTTTGGCTGAAGTGAAAATGACTCTATACATCGAGGTTTTAACGATGTGGAAATACCTAAAAGAAGGGAATGTAGTGCTTAATGCTCGGCTTATGTAAAAAAATATCTCGGCTTGGCCTCAGCTTCTTCGGTTTAGGGTCTCTTTTGAGGGTCCAACCACAATAAAGCTAAATAACGTATTctcattttttttgtaaagttgGTGGAACTAGTGAATAGCACTGAAGCAGCGAAGTACTTGATGAGAAATAGTTGTCATGAAAACGTGGCTTATATTAATTCTTTTACTGGGACAGAAGTGCACGAAATTGCAACGCGCTGTCATTTTTAAGACTCAAATATCTTTTCTCATTCGTGGGAAGCGAAACAAACACGCTAtggtttttacattttcttgaaTTGAAATTAGACTAGATGTCAAATTCACGTTACCGCcgtaattaacaaataaaaaaacaggTGTTTGCGAGAATAAAGAATTTTATCAGTTCTTACTGTAATATTCCCAGGAAGGTGCAAAAATAATAACGCTATGCTAGCTTAGACAAGTTCAAGTTAAAGTGTAtgttttcaggggcacccaacgaccaatttgttgtaaaatgtattattataccccagttaatgaaaataaatgatattaaggcattttcaggtgtttttcagtgttgctgggaaaacattatctgttcctttttcccagcaagacacacaagaaatgtcccagccagctagataaattTATTTCCAAGCCAGGAATTCCGctcgctttcaaatccctcgatccaaaacgaccgaacaaaagcgacaaaaccgggacaaaacaggttttttccgcaagcgcaatcactctgaccagccgtcgtatgtttgcgAGAGGGATGgggttcttcttttttttttttttttttagccgtcctcagtcttcagagtttctccAGCCAGCTCGgattaaaatgctaaaaaaagtcagtaattcccaggcaaaacctctatcaataacaaaatttcccagccagctcatcgaaacacctgtatttttgtcagccagcaagattcctctggggaacagataatgtgaggaacagattcgttgggtgcccctgtgtttTCCCCagaaaaagtcgagaaaaagcaaaaaagagtCATCACAGTTTTGTTGTGACTGTTTCGTGGTGTAACGCTTTTCTCTTATactatttttcaaaaatcttgtcaaaaataaagAGAGGATAGGTTGTGAAATCAAGCCACATTTgaacacttccttcaaattgttgggGCGAACATTTGTAAAGAAACTTTGACAAACGCGAGGAAAGATTAACCTATAAGGGCACATTTTGTTCGTTTTTCGGCAGTTGAACGAATTCCATTCCAAAGTGAGATGCGCTTTATCTAGATTCTTGAGTTGGGTGAGGTGGAATCTCAGTGACTCCTTTTGTCTGATTTagaaaagatagaaaatgaCAAATAACTCAAGTTTAATTTTGACTAAGGAAAAAACTCTCACTCACCGGTTTATCGCTACCAAAGCAAGGGTGCCGAGCGACGCGCAAGCTAACCACGTAACAAGGAATCCCTGGATCTGACAAATAAGGTACCCAAAAATCCAATCTCCAACGATTAGGACACCAATAGAAAATGGTGCGCAGAGGTCCAACATGATGATATCAGATATGGCCAAGGAAATCACAAAGTAACCTGTAACGTTGCGAAGTCGATGATTTTTATACAAAACCAACAAAACTGCAACGTTACCAAGAGTGCCGACGGATACAATAAAAGCGTATAAAAACGATTCGCCAATAGTGGAGGAAATCGAGCGGGTAGCGAGTTCTTTATAAAGAGGGGACTCGTCTGCGATTATCGTTGAAGAAGAAACCATTTTGCTGATCAGTGATATAACCACGAGTTGACGCCCTTTCGTGTAAAAGGGGTGACTTTTGTCTTATGTTTTTGCAATGTATTAATTGATTGAAGTGATGGTCGCACGTATTAGAGCACTTATACCACTGATCCTGACGTGTTTCAATcagtaatttaaaactttcacTCTAAAAAGTGAAGGAAATCGTCATTGTGGCAAAGGTATGTTTATTCATGTCAAAAACaaccatttattttgaaccggaCGAAAGGGTGAAAGCGAGCTGTTGATTTTTAAGTCTTGTCTTTAAAGTCACATAAAATAACTTGAAAGAATAAACAAATGCTAAATTATGGTACTGCTCAAAAcatgaacaataataaaaatacaggGAGCATTTTCCGATTTTCAAAAAGTTACAAAACAGCAAGTATTTACTTAAATACACGAAGAATATTAAAAAATCATCAAACAAAGGCGACAGgtgaatttgttttcaattcTTAAACAAAGAGAAATATCAGAGAATATATGCAATATAGTAGACATATACTTTAAATGAGTGAGATAGGCATCAATGGTGGAAGACAGTTATGAATTCTACTCAAAGTGGTTGCCCCGCCTATTTTGATCCCATTCTAGAATGTTATTGTGATTTGATAAATTAAGAAATGTTGTTTCACTTAAACAACTAACTGTCTCCTGTAGTTACGGATCATAACAAGGACTATCACAGACTAcagccacaaaacaatgaacgATTTGTTCAAGTCCTCGCTTTGAGTCTTGAAGTAATCGTTAAGGACCTACAACAAATAGCTCTTACAGAAAAACTGAGGCCACAGGGTTTTATATCAGCTAAAAGTATTGTATGcttaaataaaggaaattattaGGGCTGATTTATGAGTGATGTGCACCAGacaacagcaaaaatccagTGATACAAGTAGCGAATAGAAGGCGCGCACGACAGGGAGCCGAGCTTGCGAACTTAATCACTTTTGACTGCATCGTTTCGCAGGAACTCATTGGAGTGTAAGTTCAGGCTGATAAGACATTTAAATTGACGTATCATTTTGTATGAACTACGGACTCGGAggagaattatttttaaaagatgGAAGAGGTGCCAATTACGTGAAGGCAGAtgtccaaaaaacaaaatagccTCCCGTTTTGCTTTTGCTTCATCGATAAACTCGGTGGATTATTTTGTGTGGTGTATAACTAAGTGCCGGTGAAAGTCCCGACTGCATAAATTTCCACCACTATTCTCTTCCACATCGGGGAATGATTGTTGACCTGAATTTATTTATGTCAACTGGCCATAACCCCAGAAACCAGAACGAcgaaaagaagaagagaaaacaatAGACCTAACTCTGATAAAAACCATGGCTTTCATGTTCATCATGCAAATTAACTGCTGTTTCTTTTGCCATTCTCCCTGCTTGTCAATGAACATACAAGGAAAAAACACACGTCAAGAAGAGATTAATTGAGGGTGGTTTTCACTTTATCAGCCGTTCACGATTTTTTGCGAGTGTAAATAGAGGTGACAGAAGCGCAAAAGCTATCGCAAACCTAACTCAAAACCGAAACAGAGCTTGCTT of the Montipora capricornis isolate CH-2021 chromosome 7, ASM3666992v2, whole genome shotgun sequence genome contains:
- the LOC138057800 gene encoding melatonin receptor type 1A-like; the encoded protein is MVSSSTIIADESPLYKELATRSISSTIGESFLYAFIVSVGTLGNVAVLLVLYKNHRLRNVTGYFVISLAISDIIMLDLCAPFSIGVLIVGDWIFGYLICQIQGFLVTWLACASLGTLALVAINRYFHIVKTSMYRVIFTSAKAKLIVLGGWIAALSTPLTYTAAGKDYVFQPGKFFCSFESKFSLLTLPAYIFLGISMVILIVCYLRVFKALKIHERTVAKNLRNGNARKVSLSIEDIKVTKILFVTVVGFIFCWTPVLVLDIVDIFLGSGWELTRETYYMYGVFGSSSSAINPIIYGVMNPSYRRAYLRLFGIHRVGRVDVEVQANVHDQPRAKTGERHLQELNNLSIN